In Limnohabitans sp. INBF002, one genomic interval encodes:
- the htpX gene encoding protease HtpX has product MKRILLFVLTNLAVMVVLGVVASLLGVNRYLTSNGLNLSALLGFSLIMGFGGAIISLLMSKPMAKWSTGAHVINQPCNQDEAWLVSVVQRLSERAGIAMPEVAIYEGEPNAFATGAFKNSALVAVSTGLLQGMTKEEIEAVLGHEIAHVANGDMVTLTLIQGVLNTFVVFLSRVIGYFVDNMLRSKDDESTGPGMGYYITSFVLDIVLGFVASMIVAWFSRHREFRADEGSAQLLGNKQPMINALARLNSMQAGNLPPSVAAMGITGGLGKLFASHPPLEERIAALQNAPR; this is encoded by the coding sequence ATGAAACGCATTCTTCTGTTCGTCCTCACCAACCTCGCCGTCATGGTGGTGCTGGGGGTCGTCGCCAGTTTGCTCGGCGTCAACCGCTACCTCACGTCCAACGGCTTGAACTTGTCGGCCTTGCTGGGCTTCTCGCTCATTATGGGTTTTGGCGGTGCCATCATTTCGCTCTTGATGAGCAAGCCCATGGCCAAGTGGAGCACGGGCGCGCACGTCATCAACCAACCCTGCAACCAAGACGAAGCTTGGTTGGTCAGCGTGGTGCAACGCTTGTCTGAGCGTGCTGGCATCGCCATGCCCGAAGTGGCCATCTACGAAGGTGAGCCCAATGCCTTTGCCACCGGTGCCTTTAAAAACTCAGCCTTGGTGGCGGTGTCTACCGGTTTGCTGCAAGGCATGACCAAAGAAGAAATTGAAGCCGTGCTGGGCCACGAGATTGCCCACGTCGCGAACGGCGACATGGTCACGCTCACGCTCATCCAAGGCGTGCTCAACACCTTTGTGGTGTTCTTGAGCCGCGTCATCGGCTACTTTGTCGACAACATGCTGCGCAGCAAAGACGACGAATCCACCGGCCCCGGCATGGGCTACTACATCACCAGCTTCGTGCTGGACATCGTGCTGGGCTTTGTGGCCAGCATGATCGTGGCGTGGTTCAGCCGTCACCGCGAATTCCGTGCGGACGAAGGCTCGGCGCAGCTCTTGGGCAACAAGCAACCCATGATCAACGCCTTGGCCCGTTTGAACAGCATGCAAGCCGGCAACTTGCCACCCAGCGTGGCCGCGATGGGCATCACCGGTGGTTTGGGCAAGCTGTTTGCCTCGCATCCGCCGTTGGAAGAGCGCATTGCTGCCTTGCAAAACGCGCCGCGTTGA
- a CDS encoding tripartite tricarboxylate transporter substrate binding protein, translated as MSLKNIFRRHALQSVALAAVTASIGSAAFAQTYPTRSIKFIVPYSAGGLPDTVARIYAQRLGDRLGQPVVVDNKPGANGVVAAQAMATSPKDGYTFLVTDGSMFSINPSLYKTISYDYKRDFVPVSLAARAPLYLAVHPKTPANNLRELIALAKAKPGTLTYGSSGIGSTHHLSMEAMKAALSLDITHIPFKGTGQSVPALIGGQVDMLFSALPSLSGFVKSGQVRLVGSNSGKRSAQEPNVPTIAEVIPGFDFAPIVGVLASTGTPQAAMDRISAEMAFVAKQPETIQILSNAGIEAIGGSAADYARAIADENERLGKAVHAAGIKQQE; from the coding sequence ATGAGTTTAAAAAATATTTTTCGTCGCCATGCATTGCAATCTGTTGCGTTGGCCGCGGTGACTGCGAGTATTGGATCTGCTGCATTCGCACAGACGTATCCAACCCGATCCATCAAATTCATCGTGCCGTACTCGGCAGGTGGTTTGCCTGACACCGTGGCACGTATTTATGCGCAACGCCTAGGTGACCGCTTAGGTCAACCCGTTGTCGTTGACAACAAGCCTGGAGCGAATGGTGTCGTGGCCGCACAAGCCATGGCGACATCGCCGAAGGATGGCTACACCTTTTTAGTGACTGATGGTTCGATGTTCTCTATCAATCCATCGCTCTACAAGACCATCAGCTACGACTACAAGCGTGACTTTGTTCCCGTTTCTTTGGCCGCGCGAGCACCTTTGTATTTGGCCGTTCACCCCAAAACACCGGCCAACAATTTGCGTGAATTGATTGCGTTAGCAAAAGCCAAGCCCGGCACATTGACTTATGGGTCTTCTGGCATTGGCAGCACGCACCATCTGAGCATGGAAGCGATGAAAGCTGCTTTGTCGCTGGACATCACACACATTCCATTCAAAGGTACTGGCCAATCCGTACCTGCGTTGATTGGTGGTCAAGTCGACATGTTGTTTTCTGCCTTGCCATCCCTGTCTGGCTTTGTGAAGTCGGGTCAAGTGCGCTTGGTTGGCAGTAACTCAGGCAAGCGGTCGGCTCAAGAACCTAACGTCCCCACCATTGCCGAAGTGATTCCTGGTTTTGACTTCGCGCCTATTGTCGGTGTGTTGGCCTCCACGGGAACACCACAGGCAGCGATGGACCGCATCAGTGCTGAAATGGCGTTTGTCGCTAAGCAACCCGAAACCATTCAAATCTTGAGCAATGCTGGCATTGAGGCTATTGGCGGTAGCGCAGCTGACTATGCGCGTGCTATTGCAGACGAAAACGAGCGCCTTGGCAAAGCCGTCCATGCCGCAGGCATCAAACAACAGGAGTAA
- the cysK gene encoding cysteine synthase A, giving the protein MKANSVLDTIGNTPHIRINHLFGNTHQVWVKSERTNPGGSIKDRIALAMVEAAEKSGALKAGGTIIEPTSGNTGVGLAMVAAVKGYKLILVMPDSMSIERRRLMLAYGATFDLTPREKGMKGAIARAEELAAQTPGAWIPQQFENPANIDVHTRTTAQEIIADFPEGVDVLITGVGTGGHLTGAAKVLKAKWPRLKVYAVEPTASPVISGGAPAPHPIQGIGAGFIPKNLDTTLLDGVIQVEADAAREMGRRSAAEEGLLVGISSGATLAAIAQKLPEIAAGATVLGFNYDTGERYLSVEGYLPV; this is encoded by the coding sequence ATGAAAGCCAACAGCGTTTTAGACACCATCGGTAACACGCCACACATTCGTATCAACCATTTGTTTGGCAACACGCATCAGGTGTGGGTCAAGTCCGAGCGCACCAACCCCGGTGGCTCCATCAAAGACCGCATCGCTTTGGCGATGGTGGAAGCAGCAGAAAAGTCGGGCGCGCTCAAAGCAGGCGGCACCATCATCGAGCCCACCTCGGGCAACACAGGCGTGGGCTTGGCCATGGTGGCCGCTGTGAAAGGCTACAAACTCATCTTGGTCATGCCTGACAGCATGAGCATCGAACGCCGCCGCTTGATGCTGGCCTACGGCGCCACGTTTGATTTGACACCCCGCGAAAAAGGCATGAAGGGCGCCATCGCCCGCGCCGAAGAACTGGCAGCACAAACACCTGGCGCATGGATTCCACAACAGTTTGAAAACCCCGCCAACATCGACGTGCACACTCGCACCACCGCGCAAGAAATCATCGCGGACTTCCCCGAAGGCGTAGACGTGCTCATCACCGGCGTGGGCACGGGCGGCCATTTAACAGGCGCGGCCAAAGTGCTCAAAGCCAAATGGCCTCGCCTGAAGGTGTATGCGGTGGAACCCACGGCCTCGCCCGTCATTTCAGGCGGCGCCCCCGCACCCCACCCGATCCAAGGCATTGGCGCGGGCTTCATTCCTAAAAACCTGGACACCACGTTGCTCGATGGCGTGATTCAAGTCGAAGCCGATGCCGCCCGCGAAATGGGCCGCCGCAGTGCGGCAGAAGAAGGTTTGTTGGTCGGCATTTCGTCGGGTGCGACGCTGGCTGCGATTGCGCAGAAGCTGCCAGAGATTGCTGCGGGCGCCACCGTGCTGGGCTTTAACTACGACACGGGCGAGCGTTACTTGTCGGTGGAAGGTTACTTGCCGGTCTAA
- a CDS encoding amino acid ABC transporter substrate-binding protein, producing MKKQFVTLAVAALLAGTAFAQANDTLAKVKAAGSITMGVRDSSGALSYTLGDGKYVGYHVEICQRIIANVEKAAGKKLEVKYTPVTSQNRIPLVENGTVDIECGSTTNNEARQKQVAFAFTTYVEEVRIAVRANSGITSIAQLNGKNVATTTGTTSVQLLRKNERATGVDFKEVFGKDHADSFLLLESGRADAFVMDGQILAGNIANSKAPADFKIVGEVLNVEPIAIMFRKDDPAFKKLADDTIAGLAKSGELAKLYDKWFTQAIPPKNIKLGMPASDANKDAWKNLNDKPVEAYAKK from the coding sequence ATGAAAAAGCAGTTCGTTACCCTGGCTGTTGCCGCCCTGTTGGCTGGCACCGCATTCGCGCAAGCCAATGACACCCTCGCCAAAGTCAAAGCCGCAGGATCCATCACCATGGGCGTGCGTGACTCTTCAGGCGCGTTGTCTTACACCTTGGGTGATGGCAAGTATGTGGGCTACCACGTTGAGATTTGCCAACGCATCATCGCCAACGTCGAAAAGGCAGCTGGCAAAAAACTCGAAGTGAAGTACACGCCCGTGACTTCACAAAACCGTATTCCTTTGGTTGAGAACGGCACCGTGGACATCGAGTGCGGTTCGACCACCAACAACGAAGCTCGCCAAAAGCAAGTGGCGTTCGCATTCACCACCTACGTGGAAGAAGTGCGCATCGCAGTGCGCGCCAACTCTGGCATCACTTCGATCGCTCAGTTGAACGGCAAGAACGTGGCCACCACCACCGGTACCACCTCTGTGCAACTGTTGCGTAAGAACGAGCGCGCGACTGGCGTTGACTTCAAAGAAGTGTTCGGCAAAGACCACGCAGACAGCTTCTTGTTGCTCGAATCTGGCCGCGCTGATGCGTTCGTGATGGACGGCCAAATTTTGGCTGGCAACATCGCCAACTCCAAAGCCCCAGCCGATTTCAAAATCGTGGGTGAAGTGTTGAACGTTGAACCCATTGCCATCATGTTCCGCAAGGACGACCCAGCTTTCAAGAAATTGGCTGACGACACCATTGCCGGTTTGGCCAAGTCTGGCGAACTCGCCAAGCTGTACGACAAGTGGTTCACACAAGCGATTCCTCCAAAGAACATCAAGCTCGGCATGCCTGCCAGCGATGCCAACAAGGATGCTTGGAAAAACTTGAACGACAAGCCTGTCGAAGCCTACGCCAAGAAGTAA
- a CDS encoding amino acid ABC transporter permease — translation MSALDFSFVEWDIFNKFVLKGMLFSIELTIIATVGGIVFGTILALMRLSGNKVLELPAVIYVNGMRSIPLVMVILWFFLLIPFLIGRSIGAELSATITFVAFEAAYFSEIMRAGIQSIPRGQVMAGQALGMSYSQNMRLIVLPQAFRNMIPVLLTQTIILFQDTSLVYAIGAYDLLKGFVTAGKIYGRVEEVYILAALVYFVICFGLSALVRRLQARIAIIR, via the coding sequence ATGAGCGCACTCGATTTTTCTTTTGTCGAATGGGACATCTTCAATAAGTTTGTGTTGAAGGGCATGTTGTTCAGCATTGAGCTGACCATCATCGCCACCGTGGGCGGCATTGTGTTTGGCACCATCCTCGCGCTCATGCGCTTGTCGGGCAACAAAGTGCTGGAACTGCCAGCTGTCATCTACGTGAACGGCATGCGCTCCATCCCCTTGGTGATGGTGATTCTGTGGTTCTTCTTGCTGATTCCGTTTTTGATTGGCCGTTCCATCGGGGCTGAGCTGTCCGCCACGATCACCTTTGTGGCTTTTGAAGCGGCGTACTTCAGCGAAATCATGCGTGCGGGCATTCAGTCCATTCCGCGTGGTCAGGTGATGGCCGGTCAAGCCTTGGGCATGAGCTACAGCCAGAACATGCGCCTGATTGTTTTGCCGCAAGCCTTTCGCAACATGATTCCTGTGTTGCTCACGCAAACCATCATCTTGTTCCAAGACACCTCGCTGGTCTACGCCATCGGTGCGTATGACTTGCTCAAGGGCTTCGTCACCGCAGGCAAGATTTATGGCCGCGTGGAAGAGGTGTACATCTTGGCCGCCTTGGTGTACTTCGTGATTTGTTTTGGCCTCTCGGCCCTCGTGCGTCGCTTGCAAGCGCGCATTGCCATCATTCGTTAA
- a CDS encoding amino acid ABC transporter permease — protein sequence MTLDWQVFLQDDGGGRTYLEWMFDAWGWTLSVAGSAWVVAIASGCLMGILRTLPQDTRLNVWLARFANAWVELFRNIPVLVQIFLWYFVLPKIFPAMQQVPGFVLVVLGLGFFTSSRVAEMLRAGIQAMPRGQRYAAMAMGFTTWQTYRYVLLPIAFRTIWPPLTSESMNLLKNSSVAFAVSIAELTMYAMQVQEETSRGIEVYLAVTALYTVSAFAVNRVMAFVERRMQIPGLVVAGNVGGGH from the coding sequence ATGACACTCGATTGGCAGGTTTTTCTTCAGGACGACGGTGGGGGACGAACCTACCTCGAGTGGATGTTTGACGCCTGGGGCTGGACGCTTTCTGTAGCGGGCAGCGCTTGGGTGGTGGCTATTGCGTCGGGGTGCCTGATGGGCATCTTGCGCACCTTGCCACAAGACACGCGTTTGAATGTTTGGTTAGCAAGATTCGCCAACGCGTGGGTGGAGCTGTTTCGCAACATCCCCGTGTTGGTCCAAATTTTTCTTTGGTACTTTGTGTTGCCCAAGATTTTTCCGGCCATGCAACAAGTGCCGGGGTTTGTGTTGGTGGTGTTGGGCCTAGGCTTCTTCACGTCCTCACGCGTGGCCGAGATGCTGCGCGCTGGTATTCAAGCCATGCCACGCGGCCAGCGCTATGCAGCCATGGCCATGGGCTTTACCACTTGGCAGACCTACCGCTATGTGCTGTTGCCCATTGCGTTTCGCACCATTTGGCCGCCGCTCACCAGCGAGTCGATGAACTTACTCAAAAACTCATCGGTGGCCTTTGCGGTGTCGATTGCCGAACTCACCATGTACGCCATGCAAGTGCAAGAAGAAACCTCGCGCGGCATTGAGGTGTACTTGGCCGTGACGGCGCTGTACACCGTGTCAGCCTTTGCTGTGAACCGTGTGATGGCCTTTGTTGAGCGCCGCATGCAAATCCCTGGCCTTGTGGTTGCAGGGAATGTCGGCGGGGGGCACTGA
- a CDS encoding tripartite tricarboxylate transporter substrate binding protein, whose product MKKCFQWMAAVALGLACSLGNSFAQSYPNKPIQIIVPVAAGGGTDLLARTLGQKVGELLGQSVVIENRLGAGGNIGVEAVTKAKPDGYTLLLSPGTIATNVAVYRKLPYDLLKDLQTVTLVGQTGSVLVVHPSVKANNLREFVDLAKANPGELNYGTAGMSSPQHLHAEFFNQLAGTKTNHIPYKGQSQAMTDLVGGQLAYMFSPVQNALPYIQQGRIRALAMAASQRNPNLPNVPSLAESGYKGVDLANWFAVYAPAGTPPAIVKKLNAAFVQVGNTPEMKAKFEKLGFEPFFTSSESGTDFMRSELVRWARVAAYAGIKAE is encoded by the coding sequence ATGAAGAAGTGTTTTCAATGGATGGCTGCTGTTGCGTTGGGTTTGGCTTGCTCGCTAGGTAACAGTTTCGCGCAAAGCTACCCAAACAAACCCATTCAAATCATCGTGCCCGTCGCCGCAGGGGGCGGCACGGATTTGTTGGCGCGTACCTTGGGGCAAAAAGTCGGTGAGCTACTGGGGCAGTCGGTGGTGATTGAAAACCGCTTAGGCGCTGGCGGCAACATCGGCGTGGAAGCTGTGACCAAAGCCAAACCCGATGGCTACACCTTGCTGCTTTCGCCGGGCACCATTGCCACCAATGTGGCGGTGTATCGCAAGCTGCCTTATGACTTGCTGAAAGACTTGCAAACCGTCACCTTGGTCGGGCAAACGGGATCGGTGCTGGTGGTGCACCCTTCGGTCAAGGCGAACAACTTGCGCGAATTTGTGGACTTGGCCAAAGCCAATCCTGGCGAATTGAATTACGGCACGGCAGGCATGAGTAGCCCACAGCACTTGCATGCGGAGTTCTTCAACCAACTCGCTGGCACCAAAACCAATCACATCCCCTACAAAGGGCAATCCCAAGCGATGACAGATTTGGTGGGTGGTCAGCTGGCTTACATGTTCAGCCCTGTGCAAAACGCGTTGCCCTATATCCAACAAGGGCGCATCCGCGCGTTGGCCATGGCTGCTTCGCAGCGCAACCCCAACTTGCCTAACGTGCCTTCGTTGGCTGAGTCAGGCTACAAAGGCGTGGACTTGGCCAACTGGTTTGCGGTGTATGCCCCTGCAGGCACACCGCCAGCCATTGTCAAAAAACTCAACGCGGCATTTGTGCAAGTCGGCAACACGCCCGAGATGAAAGCCAAGTTTGAGAAGCTGGGTTTTGAGCCTTTCTTCACCTCCTCCGAAAGCGGCACAGACTTCATGCGCTCCGAATTGGTGCGCTGGGCACGCGTCGCCGCCTATGCCGGCATCAAAGCCGAATAA
- a CDS encoding 4,5-dihydroxyphthalate decarboxylase, translating into MSRLKLSFACWNYDRTRALMDGTVPVDGIDLNYLNLPVEETFFRMARFQEFDVAEMSLSSYCVTLSKPERPFVALPIFPSRFFRHSCIYVNANSGIHEPKDLIGKRIASPEYQMTAPVWIRGILSDHYGVPVDAQPYLFGGEEESGRIEKMKLQLPPNIQVNPIGPTQTLSKMLHDGELDALYTARMPSSFLKGDGKVKRLFENYVDVERAYYRETGIFPIMHTVVIRREVYEANRWIAQSLTKAFIEAQRRTYDDLYETAALKAMLPWLTAHVEDARREFGDDWWSYGLEKNRKTLETFTRYHHEQGLSPRQLDVAELFAPESLEAFKI; encoded by the coding sequence GTGAGTCGATTGAAACTGAGCTTTGCGTGTTGGAACTACGACCGCACCCGTGCCTTGATGGATGGCACGGTGCCTGTCGATGGCATTGACTTGAACTATTTGAATTTGCCTGTGGAAGAAACCTTCTTTCGCATGGCTCGGTTCCAAGAGTTTGATGTGGCAGAAATGTCGTTGTCGTCTTATTGCGTCACGCTGTCCAAACCCGAGCGTCCGTTTGTCGCGTTGCCTATTTTCCCATCCCGCTTCTTTCGTCACTCCTGCATTTATGTGAATGCCAACAGCGGCATCCATGAGCCGAAAGATTTGATTGGCAAACGCATTGCTAGCCCCGAATACCAAATGACAGCGCCGGTGTGGATTCGTGGCATCTTGTCTGATCATTACGGTGTGCCAGTGGACGCGCAGCCTTATTTATTTGGCGGTGAAGAAGAGTCGGGACGTATCGAAAAGATGAAGCTGCAGTTGCCGCCGAATATTCAAGTCAACCCCATCGGTCCCACGCAAACCTTGTCAAAGATGTTGCACGATGGTGAATTGGATGCGCTCTACACCGCGCGCATGCCATCTTCATTTCTCAAAGGCGATGGCAAGGTCAAGCGTTTGTTTGAGAACTATGTCGATGTCGAGCGTGCTTATTACCGTGAAACAGGCATTTTTCCGATCATGCACACGGTGGTGATTCGCCGTGAGGTGTATGAAGCAAACCGTTGGATTGCACAATCGTTGACCAAGGCTTTCATTGAAGCGCAGCGCCGCACGTATGACGACTTGTACGAAACGGCTGCACTCAAGGCGATGCTGCCTTGGTTAACGGCACATGTGGAAGATGCCCGACGCGAATTTGGTGACGACTGGTGGTCTTACGGTCTTGAGAAGAACCGAAAAACCTTGGAGACCTTTACCCGCTATCACCACGAACAAGGTTTGTCGCCTCGTCAGTTGGATGTGGCGGAGTTGTTTGCACCCGAGTCGCTTGAAGCGTTCAAGATTTAA
- a CDS encoding class II aldolase/adducin family protein, whose amino-acid sequence MTTQLLEDLALANHILVNEGVLDGFGHISVRHPNNPERFFIARSMAPALVEAQDIVEVDLDGNVHDPQGRRTYVERFIHSAIYKARPDVMSVVHSHSPAVIPFGVTGARLRPICHMSGFLGAVTPVYDIRHSAGESTDLLISNQALGESLAAALGQSNVALMRGHGSVTVGNAIKQAVFRAIYTESNARLQSEASRLGEINFLTEAEAKATSDMNDLHLDRPWEMWKRNALKRG is encoded by the coding sequence ATGACAACACAACTCTTAGAAGACTTGGCGCTGGCCAACCACATCCTGGTCAACGAAGGCGTGCTGGATGGCTTTGGCCACATCAGCGTGCGTCACCCCAATAACCCCGAGCGCTTCTTCATTGCGCGCAGCATGGCACCGGCTTTGGTCGAAGCGCAAGACATTGTGGAAGTTGATTTAGACGGCAACGTGCACGACCCGCAAGGTCGCCGCACCTATGTCGAGCGCTTCATTCACAGCGCCATCTACAAAGCCCGCCCTGATGTGATGTCTGTCGTGCACAGCCACTCGCCAGCTGTGATTCCATTTGGTGTCACAGGTGCGCGGCTGCGCCCAATTTGTCACATGAGTGGTTTCTTGGGCGCGGTGACGCCTGTGTACGACATTCGCCACAGCGCGGGTGAGAGCACAGATTTGTTGATCAGCAACCAAGCCCTGGGCGAATCCCTGGCCGCTGCCTTGGGTCAATCGAATGTGGCGCTCATGCGGGGGCACGGCAGCGTGACGGTGGGTAACGCCATCAAACAGGCCGTGTTTCGTGCCATCTATACCGAGAGCAATGCGCGTTTGCAAAGCGAAGCATCGCGTTTGGGTGAGATCAATTTCCTCACAGAAGCTGAAGCGAAAGCCACGTCGGACATGAATGATTTGCACCTCGACCGTCCCTGGGAAATGTGGAAACGCAACGCACTAAAAAGGGGCTAG
- a CDS encoding amino acid ABC transporter ATP-binding protein — protein sequence MIELKNVSKWYGPVQVLNNCSTSIKKGEVVVVCGPSGSGKSTLIKTINALEPFQEGEIFVDGIAVHGKDTNLPKLRSRVGMVFQHFELFPHLSVTENLTIAQQKVLGRSEEEARAHGLKYLERVGLMAHKDKFPGQLSGGQQQRVAIARALSMDPIVMLFDEPTSALDPEMVGEVLDVMVDLANEGMTMMCVTHEMGFARKVGSRVIFMDVGGKVLEDCSKDEFFNHPENRQPRTKEFLNKILAH from the coding sequence GTGATTGAATTAAAAAATGTTTCCAAGTGGTACGGCCCCGTTCAGGTACTGAACAACTGTTCCACCAGTATTAAAAAAGGTGAGGTGGTGGTGGTTTGCGGCCCCTCAGGCTCGGGCAAATCCACCCTCATCAAAACCATCAATGCCTTGGAACCTTTCCAAGAAGGCGAGATTTTTGTAGACGGCATCGCCGTGCATGGCAAAGACACCAACCTGCCCAAACTGCGCAGCCGCGTGGGCATGGTGTTCCAGCACTTTGAGCTGTTTCCCCATTTGTCGGTGACCGAGAACCTGACCATTGCGCAGCAAAAGGTCTTGGGTCGCAGCGAAGAAGAAGCCCGCGCACACGGTTTGAAATACTTGGAGCGCGTGGGCCTGATGGCGCACAAAGACAAGTTCCCAGGCCAGCTCTCAGGAGGTCAACAACAACGCGTGGCGATTGCCCGTGCTTTGAGCATGGATCCGATCGTGATGTTGTTTGATGAACCCACCTCTGCTCTTGACCCCGAGATGGTGGGCGAGGTGTTGGACGTGATGGTGGACCTAGCCAACGAAGGCATGACTATGATGTGCGTGACCCACGAAATGGGCTTTGCACGCAAAGTCGGCAGCCGCGTGATCTTCATGGATGTGGGCGGCAAGGTGTTGGAAGATTGTTCGAAGGATGAGTTCTTCAACCACCCAGAAAACCGTCAACCACGGACCAAAGAGTTCTTGAACAAAATCTTGGCGCACTGA
- the pyrC gene encoding dihydroorotase has translation MTQQITITKPDDWHLHVRDGAALNTVVPHTAAEFGRAIIMPNLKPPVTTAAQALEYKQRILAAVPQGVSFEPLMTLYLTDNLPADEIARAKDAGVVAAKLYPAGATTNSDAGVTDMRKTYKTLEAMQKAGMLLLVHGEVTSPDIDLFDREAVFIDTQLIPLRKDFPELKIVFEHITTAEAAQYVAASDKYTGATITAHHLLYNRNAIFTGGIRPHYYCLPVLKRETHRQALVKAATSGSPKFFLGTDSAPHPAQLKEHATGCAGCYTAHAAMPMYAEAFDNAGALDKLEGFASFHGADFYGLPRNTGTLTLRKESWTPPESFAFGEADLKPLRSGEALPWRVV, from the coding sequence ATGACGCAACAAATCACCATCACAAAACCCGATGACTGGCACCTGCACGTGCGCGATGGCGCTGCACTCAACACCGTGGTGCCCCACACCGCCGCCGAATTTGGCCGCGCCATCATCATGCCCAACCTCAAGCCTCCCGTCACCACGGCAGCGCAAGCGCTTGAGTACAAACAGCGCATCTTGGCCGCTGTGCCGCAAGGTGTCAGCTTCGAGCCTCTGATGACGCTCTACCTCACCGACAACTTGCCCGCCGACGAAATCGCCCGCGCCAAAGATGCAGGCGTGGTCGCCGCCAAGCTCTACCCCGCAGGCGCCACCACCAACAGCGATGCCGGTGTGACGGACATGCGCAAGACCTACAAAACACTCGAAGCCATGCAAAAGGCGGGCATGTTGTTGTTGGTGCACGGTGAAGTCACCAGCCCCGACATCGACTTGTTTGACCGCGAAGCCGTGTTCATCGACACCCAGCTCATTCCGCTGCGCAAAGACTTTCCCGAACTCAAAATCGTGTTCGAGCACATCACCACCGCCGAAGCTGCGCAATACGTGGCCGCAAGCGACAAGTACACCGGCGCCACCATCACCGCGCACCACTTGCTGTACAACCGCAACGCCATCTTCACCGGCGGCATTCGCCCACACTATTACTGCTTGCCCGTGTTGAAGCGCGAGACACATCGCCAAGCTTTGGTGAAAGCGGCCACCAGTGGCTCACCCAAATTCTTCTTGGGCACCGACAGCGCGCCACACCCTGCTCAGCTCAAAGAACACGCCACAGGTTGTGCCGGTTGCTACACCGCCCACGCGGCCATGCCCATGTACGCTGAAGCGTTTGACAACGCGGGCGCGCTCGACAAACTCGAAGGCTTTGCCAGCTTCCACGGCGCAGACTTTTACGGTTTGCCACGCAACACTGGCACGCTCACGCTGCGTAAAGAAAGCTGGACGCCGCCCGAGAGCTTTGCGTTTGGCGAAGCTGATTTGAAACCTTTGCGCTCTGGCGAGGCCTTGCCTTGGCGCGTGGTTTAA
- a CDS encoding DUF3025 domain-containing protein, which translates to MARGLKKPANPSAATRTPNTARCSNAAADASQPAVFGGDVLASIDWSQPWFAPWRELGEPIAHRALQQQNVAEALNAISNTAKCEVSAGSGDIASKASVSTNSAGLALGDANEVKFVPQSALPEGQAYEDFIFKTAQVPTRDGLHDFFNGLCWHRFPLAKRRLNQLQATEIDTQGIRATRGPVRDALTLFDENVVLMHAPDDVWAALQARDWLRLFVDLREQWQQVHLVLFGHALLEKLVTPYKSITGHVYRVDSHVNPHDEAALDAWLVQDLQPAKLATKPYEPLPVLGVPGWWPANQDRAYYEDVNVFRPKREVVAPQMKLLAK; encoded by the coding sequence TTGGCGCGTGGTTTAAAGAAACCCGCAAACCCCTCAGCCGCAACGCGCACACCCAACACGGCCCGTTGCAGCAATGCAGCTGCTGACGCGAGCCAGCCAGCCGTGTTTGGTGGTGATGTTTTGGCAAGCATTGATTGGTCTCAACCGTGGTTCGCGCCTTGGCGTGAACTCGGTGAGCCCATAGCACACCGAGCGCTACAACAGCAAAACGTGGCCGAAGCACTCAACGCGATATCGAATACAGCCAAGTGTGAGGTCAGCGCTGGTTCGGGTGATATTGCGAGCAAAGCGAGCGTGAGCACGAACAGTGCTGGCCTTGCACTTGGCGATGCCAACGAGGTGAAGTTCGTCCCCCAATCAGCCTTGCCCGAAGGTCAAGCCTACGAAGACTTCATTTTCAAAACCGCGCAAGTCCCCACACGCGATGGCCTGCATGACTTCTTCAACGGCCTGTGTTGGCACCGCTTCCCGCTGGCCAAACGCCGCTTGAATCAGCTGCAAGCCACAGAGATCGACACCCAAGGCATTCGCGCCACGCGCGGTCCCGTGCGCGATGCGCTCACGCTGTTCGATGAAAACGTGGTGCTCATGCACGCGCCCGACGACGTATGGGCTGCCTTGCAAGCGCGCGATTGGCTGAGGCTGTTTGTGGACTTGCGTGAGCAATGGCAGCAGGTACACCTCGTGCTTTTCGGCCACGCCTTGCTGGAGAAACTCGTCACGCCCTACAAGTCCATCACCGGTCATGTGTATCGTGTGGACAGCCACGTCAACCCGCACGATGAAGCTGCGCTGGATGCGTGGCTGGTGCAAGACTTGCAGCCCGCCAAACTCGCCACCAAACCCTACGAGCCTCTGCCAGTTTTGGGCGTGCCAGGCTGGTGGCCTGCCAACCAAGATCGCGCTTATTACGAAGACGTGAACGTCTTTCGCCCTAAGCGAGAGGTGGTTGCGCCGCAGATGAAACTTCTGGCGAAGTAG